In the genome of Mucisphaera calidilacus, one region contains:
- a CDS encoding MarR family transcriptional regulator: MFSEQIIEGSIAFALEHTDVDEAVMRDGLSIIALHSAVDHAVETDIQARLGITKGQISVLKVIYHHPAGQVTPAELAEESDLTRSAITGVLDALEKLGHIERMPHPSDRRMILVVLSASGRAFAASCLKKHYQMVFEIMSRLTQRERQTLLSSYAKVLSHTMRGHLSSTED, translated from the coding sequence ATGTTCAGCGAGCAAATCATCGAGGGCTCCATAGCGTTTGCTCTGGAGCACACGGACGTTGATGAGGCGGTCATGCGAGACGGTCTGAGCATCATTGCGCTGCACAGCGCCGTCGATCACGCCGTGGAGACCGACATCCAGGCGCGGTTGGGAATCACCAAGGGCCAGATCAGCGTTCTGAAGGTGATTTATCACCATCCCGCCGGTCAGGTCACGCCCGCGGAGTTGGCTGAAGAGAGTGATCTGACACGCTCGGCGATCACCGGTGTTCTCGATGCGCTTGAGAAGTTGGGACACATCGAACGGATGCCGCATCCGAGTGATCGACGCATGATCCTTGTGGTGCTTAGTGCGTCGGGGCGAGCGTTCGCTGCATCCTGTTTGAAGAAGCACTACCAGATGGTCTTCGAGATCATGAGCCGGCTGACCCAGCGTGAGCGTCAGACGCTGCTGAGCAGCTATGCCAAGGTGCTCAGTCACACGATGCGTGGCCATTTATCCTCAACCGAGGACTGA
- a CDS encoding efflux RND transporter periplasmic adaptor subunit: MIAVQLQEDDATVEAELPGRASAEQQVEFSFRVTGHLTEYPMRVGQRVRRGELLARLDPRDFRTTVDDYTGQLARAEADAEVARLQYERAQRIRVENSGAISQAIVDERLGAFKQAEAQVLSISAKLDDARNDLIDTELFAPFDGVIVATYVNNYEEVDAKQPVLRLVDPSSIEVTVQVPEQHISKIDLIRSIVCRFDAYPGIDVTAQIHEVGREASSDTRTFPVTLIMAQPEDIVILPGMAARVTFTVDAQAIDEIGGSVIPASAVFSDEQDRAFVWLLDREAGTVSRKQVSPRMPVGDGLSVDGLYPGDWVVTAGVHFLRDNQRVRLMDGEGG; the protein is encoded by the coding sequence GTGATCGCGGTCCAGCTGCAGGAGGATGACGCCACGGTGGAGGCGGAGTTGCCCGGTCGTGCTTCGGCCGAGCAGCAGGTCGAGTTCTCGTTTCGGGTTACGGGCCACCTCACCGAGTATCCGATGCGTGTGGGGCAGCGTGTGCGTCGTGGTGAGCTGCTGGCGCGGCTGGATCCCCGTGATTTCCGGACGACTGTGGACGATTACACGGGGCAACTTGCTCGTGCTGAGGCCGATGCCGAGGTCGCGCGTCTGCAGTACGAGCGTGCTCAGCGGATTCGCGTGGAGAACTCGGGGGCGATCAGTCAGGCGATCGTGGATGAGCGGCTCGGCGCCTTCAAGCAGGCCGAGGCTCAGGTTCTCTCGATTAGCGCCAAGCTCGACGACGCACGGAATGATCTCATCGACACGGAGCTTTTCGCGCCCTTCGATGGCGTGATTGTTGCGACGTACGTCAATAACTACGAGGAGGTCGATGCCAAGCAACCGGTGCTGCGTCTGGTCGATCCGTCAAGCATCGAGGTAACCGTTCAGGTGCCGGAGCAGCACATCAGCAAGATCGATCTGATCCGGTCGATCGTCTGCAGGTTTGATGCTTATCCGGGGATCGATGTCACGGCGCAGATTCACGAGGTGGGTCGCGAGGCCTCCAGCGATACTCGGACCTTCCCCGTGACGTTGATCATGGCGCAACCCGAGGACATCGTGATCCTGCCGGGGATGGCGGCCAGGGTGACCTTCACGGTGGACGCTCAGGCGATCGATGAGATCGGCGGGAGCGTGATCCCCGCCTCCGCGGTCTTCAGTGATGAGCAAGATCGAGCCTTTGTCTGGCTGCTTGATCGAGAGGCCGGGACGGTCAGCAGGAAGCAGGTGTCGCCACGCATGCCTGTGGGAGACGGCTTGAGTGTTGACGGTCTTTATCCGGGGGACTGGGTGGTCACGGCCGGCGTCCACTTTCTTCGTGACAACCAGCGTGTGCGTCTGATGGACGGAGAGGGGGGTTGA
- a CDS encoding efflux RND transporter permease subunit: MSLPSLAVSQRKFTWFTTVLLMVGGLIAYTQLGQLEDPEFAIKNAVIVTAYPGASPEEVEQEVTDRLERAIQEMPQIKEFESFSRAGLSYIELEIQSSYRAKQLPQVWDTLRKKIRDAARDLPPGAHPPSVADDFGDVYGFLLAVYTDGLTDARLEQYADELKRELSLVEGVARVELWGVRDRDVRIEIAESRLHEIGITPSDIERTLQTQNLVTDAGRVERGGERWRVEVTGAFTDPTDIENLVIQQSGSRDDDRLLRIKDVATVTMSYADPPDTLMRFNGWPAIGLAISNRSGTNVVRVGEAIDARLRVLMADLPVGVEVDRISWQSDLVSTSINGFMINLIEAVVIVLIVLWVTMGLRVAAVVSLTGLVFTIVGTFIVMRGWGIDLQRVSLGALVVSMGMMVDNAIVVADGILVRLNRGMDRVQAAVQAASQPSWPLLGATVVAVMAFYPIYASDENAGEFCASLFQVIAISLLLSWVLSVTIAPLMCLAILRSPERGEEVTDPYSGGLYRWFGWILRVTIRYKWASLVVMVVLLIGSLFGMTRVDQMFFPKSDRQQFMVDCWMPEGTDIDRVSDVLRRLERSLERSEAITAVSTFIGQGPPRFYLPVSPERPYASYGQLIVNVNDYRRVDGLIAEIDRWSKQNTPDARIIPRRYNVGPGETWQVQARFSGPGDTDPAVLRSIAASAERILREASDTRVVRNNWRQRTKKLTIDYDQDRGRWASVDREDIAAATLRAFDGLTVGQYREGDKLIPITLRHTESERQRAASNAGNLQVVQSSGRFTLPLSQVSERIGVTWEDPLIWRWNRRRAITVQAVPAGTAPHLLKQVKDDIEAIELPAGYRLEWDGESRSSGEAQASLVPGVVPAVCVMALVVVGLFNAFRPPLVILCIVPFAMVGVTTGLLLTGQPFGFVALLGAMSLSGMMIKNAIVLLDEIDIELRDGSSRYQAVINSTLSRFRPVLLAAGTTILGVVPLLTDVFWVSMSVVIMFGLAVGAALTMVGIPVLYACFYGIKPEGS; encoded by the coding sequence ATGAGTCTCCCGAGCCTTGCGGTCTCGCAGCGGAAATTCACATGGTTCACGACGGTGTTGTTGATGGTCGGTGGTCTGATCGCGTATACGCAGCTCGGTCAGCTCGAGGACCCGGAGTTCGCGATCAAGAATGCTGTGATCGTGACCGCGTACCCCGGCGCGTCACCTGAGGAGGTCGAGCAGGAGGTGACGGATCGTCTTGAGCGAGCGATCCAGGAGATGCCTCAGATCAAGGAGTTTGAGTCGTTCTCGCGTGCCGGGCTGTCGTACATCGAACTCGAGATCCAGTCTTCTTATCGTGCGAAGCAGCTGCCGCAGGTTTGGGACACGCTGCGTAAGAAGATCCGCGACGCGGCCCGGGACCTTCCTCCCGGTGCCCATCCGCCCTCGGTCGCAGATGACTTCGGCGATGTCTACGGGTTCCTGCTGGCGGTTTACACCGACGGCCTGACGGACGCTCGTCTCGAGCAGTATGCGGACGAGCTCAAGCGTGAGCTGAGTTTGGTTGAGGGTGTGGCGCGTGTAGAGTTGTGGGGCGTCCGTGATCGTGATGTTCGGATCGAGATTGCCGAGTCGCGGCTTCACGAGATCGGCATCACGCCATCGGACATCGAGCGTACCCTGCAGACTCAGAACCTCGTGACCGATGCGGGGCGTGTGGAGCGTGGCGGCGAGCGTTGGCGAGTGGAGGTTACCGGAGCCTTCACGGACCCGACCGACATCGAGAACCTCGTCATCCAGCAGTCCGGCTCGCGGGACGATGACCGCCTGCTGCGCATCAAGGACGTGGCGACGGTCACCATGTCCTACGCCGATCCCCCCGACACCCTGATGCGCTTCAATGGGTGGCCCGCGATCGGTCTGGCGATCAGCAATCGATCGGGCACGAACGTTGTCCGAGTGGGTGAAGCGATCGATGCGCGGCTCCGTGTGTTGATGGCCGATCTGCCCGTGGGTGTGGAGGTCGATCGTATCAGCTGGCAGAGCGATCTGGTCAGCACCTCGATCAACGGCTTCATGATCAACCTGATCGAGGCGGTCGTGATCGTTTTGATTGTCCTCTGGGTCACGATGGGGCTTCGTGTCGCGGCGGTCGTGAGTCTGACCGGTCTCGTGTTTACGATCGTGGGCACCTTCATTGTCATGCGGGGCTGGGGGATCGATCTTCAGCGTGTGAGTCTTGGTGCCCTGGTGGTGTCGATGGGCATGATGGTGGACAACGCGATCGTGGTTGCCGACGGGATTCTCGTCCGTCTGAACAGGGGCATGGATCGAGTTCAGGCGGCGGTTCAGGCGGCGTCCCAGCCTTCATGGCCTTTGTTGGGGGCCACCGTGGTGGCGGTGATGGCCTTCTATCCGATCTATGCTTCCGATGAGAATGCGGGTGAGTTTTGTGCCTCGCTCTTCCAGGTCATCGCTATCTCACTGCTGCTGAGTTGGGTGCTCTCGGTCACGATTGCTCCGCTGATGTGTCTCGCGATTCTTCGTTCGCCCGAGCGAGGCGAGGAGGTGACCGATCCCTACAGCGGAGGGCTTTACCGGTGGTTCGGCTGGATCCTGCGTGTCACCATCCGCTACAAGTGGGCATCTCTCGTGGTCATGGTTGTGCTTCTGATCGGTTCGCTCTTCGGCATGACGCGTGTGGACCAGATGTTCTTTCCCAAGTCTGATCGGCAGCAGTTCATGGTGGACTGCTGGATGCCTGAGGGCACGGATATTGATCGCGTGAGTGATGTTCTTCGGCGGCTGGAGCGGTCGTTGGAGCGTTCGGAAGCGATCACGGCTGTCAGCACCTTCATCGGACAGGGGCCGCCACGGTTCTATCTGCCGGTCTCGCCCGAGAGGCCATATGCCTCGTATGGCCAGTTGATCGTGAATGTCAATGACTACCGTCGTGTTGACGGGTTGATAGCCGAGATCGATCGCTGGTCGAAGCAGAACACGCCCGATGCGCGGATCATTCCGCGTCGTTACAACGTGGGGCCGGGCGAGACGTGGCAGGTCCAGGCACGGTTTAGCGGGCCTGGTGACACCGATCCTGCGGTTCTGCGTTCGATCGCGGCGAGCGCGGAGCGCATCCTCCGCGAGGCGTCTGATACGCGTGTGGTGCGGAACAACTGGCGTCAGCGCACGAAGAAGCTGACGATCGACTATGACCAGGACCGTGGGCGATGGGCCTCGGTCGATCGCGAGGATATTGCCGCGGCCACGCTGCGTGCTTTTGATGGCCTGACTGTCGGTCAGTACCGCGAGGGTGACAAGCTGATCCCGATCACCTTGCGGCACACCGAGTCCGAGCGACAGCGTGCTGCGAGCAATGCGGGGAATCTACAGGTGGTCCAGTCCAGCGGCCGGTTCACGCTGCCGCTCTCGCAGGTCTCCGAGCGGATCGGGGTGACGTGGGAAGATCCACTGATCTGGCGTTGGAATCGGCGGCGTGCCATCACGGTTCAGGCCGTTCCGGCAGGGACGGCGCCCCACCTGCTCAAGCAGGTGAAGGATGATATCGAGGCGATTGAATTACCCGCCGGTTACAGGCTGGAATGGGACGGGGAGTCACGCTCTTCGGGTGAAGCGCAGGCTTCGCTTGTCCCGGGCGTGGTTCCGGCGGTCTGTGTCATGGCGTTGGTGGTGGTGGGGTTGTTCAACGCCTTCCGGCCGCCGCTGGTGATTCTCTGCATTGTTCCGTTCGCTATGGTTGGCGTAACCACGGGCCTGCTGCTCACCGGGCAGCCGTTCGGGTTTGTCGCTCTGCTCGGAGCGATGAGCCTGTCTGGCATGATGATCAAGAATGCGATCGTGCTGCTGGACGAGATCGACATCGAGTTGCGTGACGGGTCATCACGCTATCAGGCCGTGATCAACTCGACGCTCTCCCGCTTTCGTCCCGTGCTCCTGGCAGCGGGTACGACCATCCTCGGTGTTGTACCCCTGCTCACGGATGTGTTCTGGGTATCCATGTCGGTTGTCATCATGTTCGGTCTCGCTGTCGGAGCTGCGCTGACGATGGTCGGCATCCCTGTTCTGTATGCCTGTTTCTACGGCATCAAGCCGGAAGGTTCCTGA
- a CDS encoding efflux transporter outer membrane subunit — MLGLMVSVFAAGCSVGPDYAEPVIEVEASWLESGGDTLAGESWSDVAWWDQFDDPVLNRLVEMACAQNLDLKIAGLRVLEARARRGISAGAFYPQTQQLSGSYSRHRASEEVSNRLMDTRYDDFGLHADVAWELDFWGRFRRGLEAEDAALDASVFNYDAVLVSLISEVAIAYIDMRSFEQRLVHAHENLKIQQQTYALTDVLFRNGEGNELDVQQAISRMADTESLGPRLESARRSAFYRLCLLLGRNPVDLTELLVQSEGIPMPADDRVVLGFPAELVRRRPDIRVAERAAAAQSARIGVAESALYPHFSLNGSIGFGADDVKNLFSESAFTGSIGPSFRWDILNYSRIRNAVRVEDARFEQLVVHYQNTVLRAVSEVESSVAAYMMSQHTARSLAQSVSASARAVELALSQYRAGEVDFIRVLDTQSFLASQQDSLAASERDVAVNLVTLQKALGGGWQIREEQPFVDPTTRRRMAERTDWGDLLESE; from the coding sequence ATGCTTGGCCTGATGGTGTCGGTGTTCGCAGCGGGATGTTCTGTCGGTCCTGACTACGCGGAGCCCGTGATCGAGGTCGAGGCGTCCTGGCTTGAATCCGGGGGCGACACACTTGCTGGCGAGTCGTGGTCCGACGTGGCCTGGTGGGATCAGTTTGACGACCCCGTTTTGAACCGTCTCGTGGAGATGGCCTGTGCTCAGAACCTGGACCTCAAGATTGCGGGTCTGCGTGTTCTTGAAGCACGGGCACGGCGGGGGATTTCGGCCGGTGCGTTCTACCCGCAGACCCAACAGTTGTCCGGCTCCTACAGCCGCCACCGAGCCAGCGAGGAGGTGTCGAACCGGCTGATGGACACGCGATACGACGACTTCGGGCTGCATGCGGATGTGGCTTGGGAACTGGACTTCTGGGGGCGTTTCCGGCGCGGGCTGGAAGCGGAGGACGCGGCGCTGGATGCGTCGGTCTTCAATTACGATGCCGTTCTGGTCTCGCTGATTTCCGAGGTCGCGATCGCCTATATCGACATGCGTTCCTTCGAGCAGCGTTTGGTTCATGCGCACGAGAATCTCAAGATCCAGCAGCAGACGTATGCGTTAACCGACGTGCTGTTCCGTAACGGCGAGGGTAATGAACTCGACGTCCAGCAGGCCATCAGTCGCATGGCCGACACGGAATCTCTGGGGCCTCGACTCGAGAGCGCACGGCGAAGCGCGTTCTACCGCCTGTGTCTGTTGCTCGGGCGGAATCCTGTTGATCTGACGGAGTTACTCGTACAATCAGAGGGGATTCCCATGCCGGCCGATGACCGCGTTGTGCTCGGTTTTCCGGCTGAGTTGGTGCGGCGGCGGCCGGACATCCGCGTGGCCGAGAGAGCGGCTGCTGCACAGTCCGCGCGGATTGGCGTGGCGGAGTCGGCGCTCTACCCGCACTTCTCGCTCAACGGCTCGATCGGATTCGGGGCGGATGACGTTAAGAACCTTTTCTCGGAGAGCGCGTTCACGGGTTCGATCGGTCCCTCGTTTCGCTGGGACATTCTCAATTACAGCCGCATCCGCAACGCGGTCCGCGTTGAGGATGCTCGCTTCGAGCAGCTCGTGGTCCATTATCAGAACACGGTCTTGCGCGCGGTGAGTGAGGTCGAGAGCTCGGTGGCCGCCTACATGATGTCTCAGCACACGGCCCGTTCACTGGCCCAGAGCGTGAGCGCATCGGCTCGCGCTGTTGAGCTGGCACTGTCTCAGTATCGAGCCGGCGAAGTTGATTTCATTCGTGTGCTGGACACGCAATCTTTCCTGGCGTCGCAGCAGGACAGCCTGGCGGCTTCCGAGCGTGATGTGGCGGTGAATCTGGTCACGTTGCAGAAGGCCTTGGGTGGGGGCTGGCAGATCCGCGAGGAACAGCCCTTTGTGGATCCGACAACGCGTCGGCGGATGGCTGAGCGGACCGACTGGGGTGATCTGCTCGAGTCTGAATGA
- a CDS encoding Sec-independent protein translocase subunit TatA/TatB, translating to MTLLTPIIAFLGPLGWTETIVIALIGLLFFGKRLPEVGKSLGKGIVEFKKGLSGIESDVDKAANPPQITDKSDTKPAEKSSGESA from the coding sequence ATGACGCTCCTCACTCCGATCATCGCGTTCCTCGGCCCGCTCGGCTGGACCGAAACCATCGTCATCGCACTGATCGGCCTCCTCTTCTTCGGCAAAAGACTCCCCGAAGTCGGCAAGTCCCTCGGCAAGGGCATCGTCGAGTTCAAAAAAGGCCTCTCAGGCATCGAGTCCGACGTCGACAAGGCCGCCAACCCCCCTCAGATCACCGATAAATCCGATACCAAACCCGCCGAGAAATCCTCAGGCGAATCCGCTTGA